One Vicia villosa cultivar HV-30 ecotype Madison, WI linkage group LG5, Vvil1.0, whole genome shotgun sequence genomic window, TCAATACATCATTTATTGGATTCGGGGTTCTCAATCACCTTGATTTTTTCTTTGGTTAAGTCTTTGGTTCATCAAGACATCGTGTGTGGAGATTTGGGTTTTTGGCCTTTCAtcaaataaaattaggattagggtttgagCATCTAGGTACAATACTCAAGGGTATCTTCAAGGATATCATTTCATTGGACTTTAGAGAGTCTCAAGGTGTCCAAAATAACTTCACGATCGCAAGATTCCAATTGGTTAAAAATCACTTGATTCATCTAAAAAAGTCAACACAAATGcttaaaaagtcaaactttgactttagGATTTTTTTGGTCACCCATGGTCATGACAAATCAAATTTCAAGAAAATATGGATGATGGATGATTTTGATCAAGTGGATTCATGAAAATTAAGAAAACTTCGAAAATTGATCATTTTGAagaaacttaaaaaaaatttaagtaccAAAATTCCATGTTCATGGAGGTGACTTTGCAAGCTTGTAACCCTTCCTAAATAAACCATTTTTCATGCCCAAGAGATGTACTTAAAAATGAAATTACATATTTCTTTTTTGTGGAAATAATTATCCaaaaagctcatggaaattggaaGATATGAAGTGCCAAAGTTGGGGTTTCAAAGTTATGAAAATTGCCAAATACTAGAATTTTTTCTATGTGTCAAACAACTTGTTTTTTCAATTTTGATGGCTAGTTTTCTCCAAGATGCAAGTTGAATCTCTTCAAGtgttcaacatgaaagttgtagaggacGATCTCATCTTTTCAAAGAATCTAAGCGCATGAGTTTATCTTACTTGAGCTAGGAGAATCGAAGTGCAGAAGTTGGCATACCAGAGCTACTTTTCTTGTACAAGTTCATGTCACAAACCATGCCCAAACCTATGCCATACCTCAAGATCTTTGATTGCAGGTCTAGGTTCCTTCTAAATCTCAACAAGAAGCATATTTTATATAAACCTTTGAGGTATTACATAAGAGCTTTGAGCTTTGTTCAAGTTCTATTCAATTTATGGAGCATTTCTTCATATAGCCTCATTTCAATTTTTGCAAAATTTTACTTTAATCACAAGTTGACTCTGTAAATTAGATTTGCATTTGATCACACTCCATCTTTGCTCCTAATCACACTTTATCACCCTAAAAAGCTTGAAGCTATTCCTTGAAACCATGCCATTCACGAAACTTTAAACTTAAAATTCAACCAAACCATAACTCCGTAAACTTCAAACTAATCAGCCCTTGCTCTCAAactttctctataaatagaggatcATTCTTAGATCCAAACACACCTTGGATTCCCCTCAAACACACTGAAGCATAGAGAGAAAAATTGCAAAAACTCCATTGTTGCTCAAAAATCCATTTCTTTGAATCTCTCATTTCTCTAAAGTTTTTGTTGATTCTTCCATTGAATCATCATTAACACACAACATTTAAGTTACTGTATGCATTAAGCACTCTCAAAATCTCTCAAAAACCATCACCCAACTCCACCATTTTCCACTTGCAAGTTAACTTGGTCAAGGAGTTTCAAGGCATCTCAAAGCATTCTGAGTATATCATTGTGTTCATAGGAATGCAAGGAAGCTACATGAATCATCATTCTGCTTGTGTAAAAGCAAACAAGAGGCATTAGACCTACTCCAATAGGTATATTTTTTTTGCAACTTTGAACTCATTCATACATGTATTATTTCGAATGATTCTTGAATCAAAAATATAGTCTCTTATATAAGGAGTGAAAGCCATATGCTCATGAGCGTTGGTTATGCTTGAATgctatttaatttgtatttgaaTTTTTAGGGTGTAAACTttaatctaaaaaattaaaattaatgagtGAGAATTAATTTAAGTTACTTACATATTTAAAATCCTCATGAAATTTCAAGCAAAATGGTATATtcagtttatattttttatgcacAAATGAGAAAGTCAGAATTTGGCCATATTGTTGAAAAAGTTACAATAACGattgattgaagaagatgaagttgtaAATACAGTGTGCATTGTGTTTAAAATTGATTATGTCCACCTTCAGAAGCTTCTAACAATCATAAGAAGTTTTCCGCAGTAAGAAGCTTCTAACAGTTAGAAGCCGTATTTCGCAGTCAGAAGCTTCTAACAGTTAGAAGCAGTTTTTCGCAGCCAGAGGCTTCTAACAGTTAGATGCAATTTTCGCAATAAGAAGCTTCTAACAGTCAGAAGTAGTTTTTCGCAGTCAGAAGCTTCTAACAATTAGaagcaattttttattttttttaaatttatttttatctatccaagtactagtaaaactatctttgtgaaggcaggtgaacaattcaacaaattggataaagcacaaaaggttcatcatcatcctaagaaaagatttcctaaaaagaaatcttatgttcctagatatagaagtaactttgaacctacttttttttattgtggtattattggtcatacacctaatgcttgcaATGTGAGAAACTTTAGTGTACCAAGTGggcattatgtgtgggttaagaaaggaaataactatgatggacccaaagcaaattgggtaccaaatcaaacttaatttgttttgtaggtttgcttaaggaccacttaaaatctatggtgttttttgacaagtggtggttctaagcatttgatggaagacttaaactaactttcaaatctagttataaagtccaagggtgatttcacatatggagaataccttaaaggaagaattcttggcattgacAAAGTTGGAGTACTAAATTTCATATCAATTGAAGACTTAgtttatgttgaaagactaaagaaaaatcttctaagcaaaagccaactttgtgacaaaggcttcaaaataatattcatcaaagatgaatgtttgatgaagtcactcatgaggtaaaactcataggtaaagaattaattgtgttcatattttataataatttatcttttttcccatcctttttgataatgacaaagggggagaagatatttgtgtatatgtgtatgcttgcttgtTCTCTAACATTTGCAGCCATAAAGAAATAATACTCTCAAaaatcaagggagagctttgatcaagggggagttatcaaatttatggggagcattcacataagaacATTACACTTCAAatttcaaaggttgtcatcatcaaaaaggggaagaatgtgaaggcaagcttctacaacactatgttttgatgaagacaactatcatgagtatacatcaataaaggatgagcaaaaagatcaaattagctatggatcaagattgcaactttcATGGAGATTAGCTTTGATTGATTGATCTTCATGTCATAATAGTACAAGCTAAATTCCTTTTACATTGATATTtcttagtgctcaaaaatcatataaactttcattcATATATACTcaaacttatatatgcatggcataagtttcaCTCCAATGTAAACTCTTGttgaaacctttttcaaagtcaaAATCCTAAGTAAAGGTTCgtggaaccgggttgtcccagatgggaaccggttcccagcattctaagttttcagcattctgtggtttactatggggaaccggattgtccctaggtgggaaccggttcctcagttcaaaatttgaatatttctgctgtaacgttcagcaggaactgggttgtcctatgcaggaaccggttcctactgaaccagtgtgtttttccattgcatgttttCATCCAAACGAACATATATTCTCAaaccttaaacattgcattggttgatcattttatactctttctaaagggtgtaaatacctatataaataccataaacttcagatttaaatctcacctctttcattacaatttaccaccctttttgatcatatattttcatcatatattttcatacaagtgtttcatacttgaactttcattgaaactttttctacacattgttagaaaagtttctcattcatacataaacacttgagcactattatatcactgtaaattgtcttgcttgaaagagaagatcaatcttattgattgatatatgttcatcaacatttctactcaaatatattttgttattatagaCTTGTTATCCAAGATTGTTTGAAGTAAGGgttattgattagtgagaggattgttctcataatcaagttagtaaatccaagaggattgttcttggtagttgtaaccttgttgtccatagttttggaaacaagaggtatccttagggagggtgttcacttaaggacttattgaaatccaagaggattgttcttggtggttttgttagaagattgtaggaggagtcttagtataggcttgtacaaagatctaacaatagtgaaatctcttccgtgtttgaaaggggactggagtatgATAAGTGCTTTATTCATGCTAAAATGACTTATTATATCATAGCACTTATCTTGCTTATTTGACCTATTTATCACATAAAAACCTCCAATTATTGAATAAACTATTATTGTGCAAGATTACTGGGCTTGGTTTGTTTGTGTGCAGGATTTGGCCTTAAAGCAAAAACCAGAAAACagagcattcgctgcagcgaactatatTTCGCTGTAGCAAACTCCAGGCACTCAAAGGAAAAAATCCAGAAACagtgcattcgctgcagcgaaaggtagcgaaggcccgattcgctgcagcgaaccatatttcgctgtagcgaatgaagTCAGAATCAAACTTCCCAGTTTCGCTAGCAGCAAGCAGTAGCGAggtacattcgctgcagcgaaccatatttcgctgtagcgaactttggcggtttctagaagatttgaatttcttaaagctgaagaaaacattcgctgtagcgaaatatccttcgcgtagcgaactcaggCGGCCAGAACTGCTATAAAAGGAGCAGAACTCATTTCAGAAATCATTCATTCACTTCTTATCTTGTAATACTGATATAATAGAGGTAGGAATAGAGGTTTTAAGGTAGAAAGAGGTGGATACACATCAAGAGTCGGGAAATCGTCGTTGATGTCATTCCAACTCAACTCTTCCATTATTCATCAAGCTACCATGAAtagctaaatccctctcttgatgggattggtcgtagttcaccaaaacagtatgtattttctttgatcatggcattatatataatttatgtttgaatcattatcgttgttatcttcgttttatcgtttatttcatggattgaattgatattgacaaatacgattCTAATCTTGATCCAAGATAACAtctattaaactctaaatgctagacatagatttaggtttaatattcactttaagtattgaatcttaatgctaccgtatcgtttaataggctgagaaatcgtcgattaaactataaggtagaaatctcaacaaacgcttagacatgaactttgttgtgagcaatacgtgatgataATGAAACAAGCATATATTGTGTATAACTGATCCGAGATTTTCATATTGAATCGgtggatgaaaaccaattcccaacaagTCTATTCTTCTGAAACTTATCTTTCGTTATTTATGCACGTTTACTTTCCGTAACTTTAAACCAAACAAACTTGAAACATTATGCTTAGAACTATAGAAGTTGTTGAACAGTTTTGATATcgctccaatccctgtggatacgataatacaaaatacttacatttgacttgtactttctacaacatcaaattggcgccgttgccggggattggcgtttaagATATTAAAACATCGCAATCGTTTCTATACTTTTAAGCTTTGTGCATTTgttatatattgtatatatttttctgtttttcgcAACGTTTGCTCAAGTGTTTGGATAGGTGGAGAGAATTCTGTTTATGCTTCGAGGCAGAAGTTCAAAAgagcaacttctttttgatcccgagatcgaaagaacAATTCGAAAGAACAAAAGGCAAACGAAGAAGCAAAAATCCAAACAGAAAAAAAAAGGAGCATCTacatcaacttcctcatcaaattcatcaaaagaaacaatggctgATGTTGTTAATGGTCCTTGTGAAAGTAGCCCAAGGCGGTTCGCCCATCTCACCAACAATCCAGCCGCAAGACGAGCTGAGATGAAAACAGGACTGCTGCAAATTATTTATGCTAatccttttgcaggtttggatcaTGAAGATCCATACACTCACCTCACCCGATTCTACGAAATAGCTGGTACATTAGGTGCACCAGAAGCTGAAGAGGAAGCCGTTTTCATGAGATTATTCCCGCACTCTTTGATCggcaaagcaaaggattggtacctcGATCAATCAACGGAAACCATGACCAATTGGAATGTGTTAGAGAGAAACTTCCTTAGCAGATTCTTTTCTCACAACCGATTCATGGATGCAAAGACAGCTATTGCCACATTCACCCAATTTTCAAATGAAACTTTGTGTGAAGCCTGGGAACGCTATAAATCCATGCTACGGAAGTGTCCAAACCACGGTTTCGATGACATGTCACAAATCCACATTTTCCGTAATGGATTATTACCTCAACCGAAGCTTTTACTTGATGCAacagctggaggttccttgatAGCAAAAAGTGCAGCAGAAGCAATTTcaatcattgataggatggctctCACAGATCACCAAGTTCAACACAATCGAGGTACCGTACAAAAGAAGCCTGGAGTTTTAGAATTGGGTACAAATGATGCAATCCTAGCACAAAACAAAATGCTCACTCAAACCGTAGAGGAATTGACAAAACAGCTGTCCAAGATTCCTCAACAACTCAAAGATGTGCACGGTTCGTCAAATGCATCACAACAAGTAGCTTTTTGTGAACTTTGTACGGGTGATCATCCAACTGGTTTTTGTCCCCCAATCAACGAAGAGGTAAAATATATGGGAAATCAACAACAAAGGCAAGTTCCGTACAATCAAGGTTATCCACACAACAACAACGCAAGCTATGGCCAAAACCGACCGAATTAGTACCAAAGTTACACGCAGCCAGATAAGCTTTCAAAGATTGAGGATAacttgaatcaattcatgcaattgtccATGGCAAACCAAAAGAACACCGATGCGTCGATTAGAAATCTTGAAACGCAAGTTGGGCAGATTGCGAAGCAACTAAGTGAGCAACAAAGAGGTACGTTTTCTGCCACCACTCAAGTTAATCCCAAGGAAACTTGTAATGCAATCATGACGAAAGGCGATGACATTGTTCAATACAAAGTTGGGGAGAATTCAAAAGGTATCTTGGTagataaaaatcaagaaaaaataaaacgTGAGGAGGAAGAAAACAATGCGGATCCTGGAAAAGTTACTTTACCGGTTACCATTGGAAATATCTATTTTGATAACGCTTTGGTTGATCTTGGATCAAGCGTCAATCTTCTTCCATTATCCACCATGAGAAAGATTGAAGATATTCACTTGAACCCTACAACAATGAAGTTGCAACTTGCTGACAAATCAACCACAGAACCAATTGGTGTAATGAAAGATGTAATGGTCAAAGTGGATAGGTTTCGATTTTCAACTGACTTTGTGGTAATAAGCATGAACAATGATGAAGACAGTTACCCGATTTTAGGTCGTCCCTTCATAAAAGCATCTCGAATGATGATTGACGTGGATGAAGGGAATATGAAAATAAGGCACAAAGAGGAAGAAGTCAACTTCAAATTGTTTCAACACAAAGAGGATGGCTATTCCAAAGCTAAAGCTCCTGATGAAAAAGGCCTGATATTGAAAAAGATAAATGGTAAAGAAAGGCCAAATGATGGTGGGAAGGATGTCCTGACGAATTCATACAAACCACCGTAAGTTTATTCGAAACAGGCGTCGAGCTAATGACGTTAAACAAGCACTTGTTGGGAGGTAACCCAAATTTTCATTGCTTTCATTTCCTTTATgcataattaataaattagtaaGAAGAAGATAGCATGACATGGCATGACACAAATGAGTTTCTGCATAAAACTGAATTCTgcagagttcgctacgcgaagccctggttcgctgcagcgaacacaaCAGAATCAGCAAAAATTTGCCAATCAtgccatattcttcatctttgaaTTTTGTGTGTTTTAATCTAGTAATTAGGAAGGTGTCTTATGACCAATCCATGATAATTATGCTTGAACATTTGTCCTCTAAACAAATGAGATGAAAGAATAAGCCTGAAGTGGAAGATCAACTTCACATAAACCAAAGGCACAATGATAAAGGCATGAATTGAAAGAATTACACTATCCAAGGTATGTGTTTACTACTTTCTTAGAATTTAGCATATGCATGACATGAGTAGGCTGCATAAAACTAGTTCATTCAATCCTATGCCATGATATGTTTTCATATGAATCACTTAGTTCTAAAACAAGAAAGTGAGGTAACCTTCCATTGTTCACTATATGCTAAGGAGACTGagaaattcttgttttaactcgtttgattcatgcttaatcttgcATTTATGTTGGTAATTGCAAAGacatagaagggatcaaggcaaTTCTTTGAAATTGAGCATAACTACTAAACCAAATATAGCCTCATTGTCCATTGTGAGTGAGTGATCTTTTGCAACCCCTTTTCAGCCATATTACAATGAATCTATCATTGATGAACTGAACAAAACATTAAGTAAACCACTTAATTGATATTGTTCCATATCTTTGAAAATCACAAAAGTTCATAAATGATAGATTCCACTTTTTCTTGATTAAAACCTTAAAACCATTGATATCCTTTTATAAATTCTTAAAGAGcattgaaagaaaaataaagtatTGTTCAAGAtggggagaaaaagaaaaaggcctctttcaagaaaagaaagatagaaaagatgaataaaaaaaaaatgaaagaaaagaaaagtgagAAAAGAAAGGGCAATGAATACCAAAAGAAGAAAGttttcaaaagaaacaaagaaaggTAGGATGAGTAATATGTATAAAATGAACCAAAACCTATGAATGCTCTTCTAAAAAGGAAATCAAAAACCACTTTGTTTCCATTATCcatagaaatgacacttccttggtaCCTTGGCCACATTACAACCATGAAAGACCTTAGTGATCTATGTTTTTGCATATCAACATATCTTGCTTGGATGAAAGTATGAATTGATCTAGATGTTAGCAAATTTGTCATGAGAGATCAACATACCTCATCATTTTTCACTTATACAAAAAttgtgctaggtgtgattcatgagtaACATGCTTAATGCTTTGGATTGATTGACATGAATTTTATGTGGAAGACTTGTTTCATGAATATGTCTAAATGCTAAAGGAAGTCATAAAACATTAATCCTTGGATGTTCAAACTTCCAAGAGCCATGTGCCTCATGTACTTCATTGAGAAATTTGGTTAATAATGTGAAGATTGATATAGAAACTCTTGCTTTTGTATTTACTTtgattgaggacaagcaaagattcaagttggggagagtttgataagtgctttattcatgctaaaatgacttattataacatagcacttatcttgcttatttgacctatttctcacataaaaacctccaattattgaataaactattattgtgcaagattacttggcttggtttgtttttgtgcaggatttggccttaaagcaaaaaccagaaaacagagcattcgctgcagcgaactatatttcgctgtagcgaactccaggcactcaaagaaaaaaatccagaaacagtgcattcgctgcagcgaaaggtagcgaatggtagcgaaggcccgattcgctgcagcgaaccatatttcgctg contains:
- the LOC131604878 gene encoding uncharacterized protein LOC131604878; protein product: MADVVNGPCESSPRRFAHLTNNPAARRAEMKTGLLQIIYANPFAGLDHEDPYTHLTRFYEIAGTLGAPEAEEEAVFMRLFPHSLIGKAKDWYLDQSTETMTNWNVLERNFLSRFFSHNRFMDAKTAIATFTQFSNETLCEAWERYKSMLRKCPNHGFDDMSQIHIFRNGLLPQPKLLLDATAGGSLIAKSAAEAISIIDRMALTDHQVQHNRGTVQKKPGVLELGTNDAILAQNKMLTQTVEELTKQLSKIPQQLKDVHGSSNASQQVAFCELCTGDHPTGFCPPINEEVKYMGNQQQRQVPYNQGYPHNNNASYGQNRPN